One window from the genome of Buchnera aphidicola (Macrosiphoniella sanborni) encodes:
- the rnr gene encoding ribonuclease R yields MVVDLYHKKLLNRYRNSIPSRECILLWLKTCKNLISQRNLEKKFYINNKEQKKALRCRLQKMEKDGQVIYTKNHFYTVPENYKVVKGKVIGHKDGYGFLRTEILKDDLFLSSEEMKFCIHGDIILAYITYSNVKKRSSARFLKLLEPNNTFIVGRYYINKNITFVIPNDTRFHFKIFIVASSIQEHISIGSIVVVKINKKSIRNIKMIGSITEVLGKKMETNLAIEIALRTYSIPSSWSHAVKSQLYDINKKIKKYNFENRIDLRHFSFFTIDDEDAYDFDDAIFCKKKNNAEEGWNLWVAIADVSFYVEPNTPLDKEALERGTSIYFPSLVVPMLPEQLSTDLCSLNPHVERLCLICEMSLSNSGELISYKHYEAVICSHGRFTYDEIDKIWNGDVLLQEKYKKNLKYIQNLLCLQKIFNKYRVSKKGIDFEKIEPKFVLDSNLRIKKIHQKIRNDAHKFIESCMILANIASACFIKKYTHPVLFRNHDSPKTENIVSLRIFLKKIGLKLLGGDTPKSIHYSNLLKKISNSSQYEIVQTVLLRSMKQAIYSPDNYGHFGLSLSSYVHFTSPIRRYPDLILHRIIKYLLLQNKKRNINQIDNIYNNYLYNMNEMRNIGKYCSMTERRADEATRDVIDWLKCDFMHKKIGCILNGVISNITSFGFFVRLNQFFIDGLVHITSLNDDYYYFDTLNLKLIGKVNKNVYRLGDALQVKVMSVNLQERKIELSLYQSY; encoded by the coding sequence ATGGTAGTAGATCTCTACCACAAGAAGTTGTTAAATAGATATAGAAATTCTATTCCAAGTCGTGAATGTATTTTATTATGGTTAAAAACATGTAAAAACTTGATAAGTCAAAGAAATTTAGAAAAAAAATTTTACATTAATAATAAAGAACAAAAGAAAGCATTACGCTGCAGATTACAGAAAATGGAAAAAGACGGTCAAGTGATATATACTAAAAATCATTTTTATACTGTTCCTGAAAATTATAAAGTGGTTAAAGGAAAAGTAATAGGACATAAAGATGGTTATGGTTTTCTTAGAACAGAAATATTAAAAGATGATCTTTTTTTATCATCAGAAGAAATGAAATTTTGTATTCATGGTGATATTATTCTTGCTTATATTACTTATTCTAATGTAAAAAAAAGAAGTTCAGCAAGATTTTTAAAATTATTAGAACCTAATAATACATTCATTGTTGGTAGATATTATATTAATAAAAATATTACTTTTGTTATACCTAACGATACTCGTTTTCATTTTAAAATTTTTATTGTTGCATCATCTATTCAGGAACATATCTCTATAGGATCTATTGTAGTTGTGAAAATCAATAAAAAATCTATACGAAATATTAAAATGATAGGATCAATTACAGAAGTTCTTGGTAAAAAAATGGAGACAAATTTAGCAATAGAAATTGCATTACGTACATATTCGATTCCCTCTTCATGGTCACACGCAGTAAAAAGTCAATTATATGATATTAATAAAAAAATTAAAAAATATAATTTTGAAAATCGTATTGATTTAAGACATTTTTCTTTTTTTACAATCGATGATGAAGATGCTTATGATTTTGATGATGCTATTTTTTGTAAAAAAAAAAATAATGCAGAAGAAGGTTGGAATTTATGGGTTGCTATTGCAGATGTAAGTTTTTATGTTGAACCTAATACTCCTTTAGATAAAGAAGCGTTAGAAAGAGGTACCTCTATATATTTTCCTTCATTAGTTGTCCCTATGTTACCAGAGCAACTGTCTACAGATTTATGTTCTTTAAATCCTCATGTTGAACGTTTATGTTTGATTTGTGAAATGAGTTTATCAAATAGCGGGGAATTAATAAGTTATAAACACTATGAAGCTGTTATTTGTTCTCATGGACGATTTACATATGATGAAATAGATAAAATTTGGAATGGTGATGTTTTATTACAAGAAAAATATAAAAAAAATTTAAAATATATTCAAAATTTGTTATGTTTGCAAAAAATTTTTAATAAATATAGAGTATCTAAAAAAGGTATTGATTTTGAAAAAATTGAGCCGAAATTTGTTTTAGATTCTAATCTTCGTATTAAAAAAATACATCAAAAAATTCGAAATGATGCTCATAAATTTATCGAATCATGTATGATTTTAGCTAATATTGCTTCTGCTTGTTTTATTAAAAAATACACACATCCTGTTTTATTTCGGAATCATGATTCTCCTAAAACAGAAAATATTGTTAGTTTGCGTATATTTTTAAAGAAAATAGGTCTAAAATTATTAGGAGGAGACACTCCGAAATCTATTCATTATTCGAATTTATTAAAAAAAATTTCTAATAGTTCTCAATATGAGATTGTTCAAACAGTATTATTACGTTCTATGAAGCAAGCTATATATTCACCTGATAATTATGGTCATTTTGGTTTATCTTTATCTAGTTATGTTCATTTTACTTCACCTATTAGACGTTATCCTGATTTAATATTACATAGAATTATTAAATATTTATTATTGCAGAATAAAAAAAGAAATATTAATCAAATAGATAATATTTATAATAATTATTTATATAATATGAATGAAATGAGAAATATAGGAAAATATTGTTCAATGACTGAAAGACGTGCAGATGAGGCTACTAGAGACGTTATTGATTGGTTAAAATGTGATTTTATGCATAAAAAAATTGGTTGTATATTAAATGGTGTTATTTCTAATATTACTTCTTTTGGTTTTTTTGTTCGTTTAAATCAATTTTTTATTGATGGTTTAGTACATATAACTTCTTTAAATGATGATTATTATTATTTTGATACCTTAAATTTAAAATTAATTGGAAAAGTGAATAAGAATGTTTATCGTCTTGGAGATGCTTTACAAGTTAAAGTAATGTCAGTAAATTTACAAGAACGAAAAATAGAGTTATCTTTATATCAATCTTATTAA
- the hflC gene encoding protease modulator HflC, whose protein sequence is MNKVFIFLLSIFLFLLSSSVFIVKEGERGIILQFGKVLRNNNQKTVVYNPGLHFKLPFLETVKMLDVRIHTMENQEDRFVTKEKKDLIIDSYIKWRINDFSRYYLATSGGDVFQAEVLLKRKFNDRLRSKIGRLNVKEIVTDSRGKLTAEVLNDLNKGTINLRKTSLINVNSMNALGIQIVDVRIKQINLPIEVSDAIYNRMRAEREAVARSQRSQGQETAEKIRAEADYKVSIILAQAQKKALIIKGEGEATVTKLFAKNFSKEPDFYFFMRGLHAYENSFKNNDNIMLINSNSHFLKYLNKIIELKN, encoded by the coding sequence ATAAATAAAGTTTTTATTTTTCTATTAAGTATTTTTCTTTTTTTATTATCTTCTTCTGTTTTTATTGTAAAAGAAGGGGAACGTGGAATTATTTTACAATTTGGAAAAGTTTTACGTAATAATAATCAAAAAACTGTAGTATATAATCCAGGATTACATTTTAAATTGCCATTCTTAGAGACAGTTAAAATGTTAGATGTTCGTATTCATACTATGGAAAATCAAGAAGATCGTTTTGTAACGAAGGAAAAAAAAGATCTTATTATTGATTCTTATATAAAGTGGCGTATTAATGATTTTAGTAGATATTATCTTGCTACTAGTGGAGGAGATGTTTTTCAAGCTGAAGTATTATTAAAAAGAAAATTTAATGATCGATTACGATCTAAAATTGGTCGTTTAAATGTTAAAGAAATTGTTACAGATTCACGAGGAAAATTAACTGCAGAAGTTTTAAATGACTTGAATAAAGGAACTATTAATTTAAGAAAAACATCTTTAATTAATGTAAATAGCATGAATGCATTAGGTATTCAAATAGTAGATGTTCGTATTAAACAAATTAATTTACCTATTGAAGTATCAGATGCTATATATAATCGAATGAGAGCTGAGAGAGAAGCAGTAGCGCGTAGTCAACGTTCTCAAGGTCAAGAAACAGCTGAAAAAATACGTGCAGAGGCAGATTATAAAGTATCTATTATATTAGCACAAGCACAAAAAAAAGCACTAATTATTAAAGGTGAAGGAGAAGCTACAGTCACTAAATTATTTGCAAAAAATTTTAGTAAAGAACCAGATTTTTATTTTTTTATGCGTGGTCTACATGCTTATGAAAATAGTTTTAAAAATAATGACAATATTATGTTAATTAATTCAAATAGTCATTTTCTTAAGTATCTCAATAAAATTATTGAACTAAAAAATTAA
- the miaA gene encoding tRNA (adenosine(37)-N6)-dimethylallyltransferase MiaA, which produces MGPTACGKSKVSIYLRKYLPIELISVDSALIYRGMDIGTDKPSITDLSIHPCRLLNIRDPIENYSAAEFHHDVLNEINNIIKLGKIPFLVGGTMFYYHVLLNGLSTLPPSNLKLRQYLLQKNSKKYFLHEKLKLIDPIAAKRIHKNDYQRLLRALEVFYISGKNLTELTKNNNYQLPYKIFQFALMPPNKEWLNNKIEIRIRKMLISGFQKEVELLFLRGDLHINLPSMRCIGYRQIWEYLEYKNSYQEMFNKMIYATRKLAKNQLTWLKKWNNIDEVLCNLHPDILLKKILTIL; this is translated from the coding sequence ATGGGTCCAACAGCATGTGGAAAAAGTAAAGTTTCTATTTATCTTAGAAAATATCTACCAATAGAATTAATTAGTGTAGATTCTGCATTAATTTATCGGGGTATGGATATTGGAACAGATAAACCAAGTATTACTGATTTATCTATTCATCCTTGTCGATTATTAAATATTAGAGACCCAATTGAAAATTACTCAGCTGCAGAATTTCATCATGATGTTTTAAATGAAATTAATAATATTATTAAATTAGGGAAAATACCTTTTCTTGTTGGTGGAACCATGTTTTATTACCATGTTTTATTGAATGGATTATCTACTTTACCACCATCTAATCTTAAATTACGACAATATTTATTACAAAAAAACTCTAAAAAATATTTTTTGCATGAAAAATTAAAATTAATAGATCCTATTGCAGCAAAAAGAATTCATAAGAATGATTATCAAAGATTACTTAGAGCTTTAGAAGTTTTTTATATTTCAGGGAAAAATTTAACAGAATTAACAAAAAATAACAACTATCAATTACCGTATAAAATTTTCCAATTTGCATTAATGCCTCCAAATAAAGAATGGTTGAATAATAAGATTGAAATACGCATAAGAAAAATGTTGATTTCTGGTTTTCAAAAAGAAGTCGAACTACTTTTTTTACGAGGTGATTTACATATTAATTTGCCATCTATGAGGTGTATTGGCTATCGCCAAATATGGGAATATCTTGAATATAAAAATAGTTATCAAGAAATGTTTAATAAAATGATTTATGCAACAAGAAAACTGGCTAAAAATCAATTAACATGGTTAAAAAAGTGGAATAATATTGATGAAGTATTATGTAATTTACATCCTGATATTTTACTGAAAAAAATATTAACCATTCTTTAA
- the hflK gene encoding FtsH protease activity modulator HflK, whose amino-acid sequence MVWNKPHDNKPEFDPWGKKDGYNKNYSENKKDTKKTILDIKKFLCNLKNIVTQNNNSSHSSKKIVHPIFIIILIIFFVWCVSGFYTIKEAERGVVTSFGKFSYLVKPGLNWKPVFFHEVQAINVETVRELATSGTMLTADENVVRVEMNVQYKITNPVDYLFSISYPDDSLRQATDSALRGVIGRSTMDRVLTEGRTLVRNDTQKEIEEIIKPYNMGITILDVNFQTARPPEEVKASFDDAIAARENREQYIREAEAYSNEVKPKANGKAQRILEEAKAYSSRIILEAQGEISRFNKILPEYQLSKKMTLKRLYIESMERLLRNNKKIFFDNKDNSIFFLSLDNLFSNIKSFKKNMNLQKNNSFKNKKDKNYFSSLSPKNILEERRINSIRNDFKNMERK is encoded by the coding sequence ATGGTTTGGAATAAACCACATGATAATAAACCTGAATTTGATCCATGGGGGAAGAAGGATGGTTATAATAAAAACTATTCAGAAAATAAAAAAGATACAAAAAAAACAATATTAGATATAAAAAAATTTTTATGTAATCTTAAAAATATTGTTACTCAAAATAATAATTCTTCACATTCATCAAAAAAAATAGTTCATCCTATTTTCATAATAATATTAATAATCTTTTTTGTTTGGTGTGTGAGTGGTTTTTATACTATAAAAGAAGCTGAACGTGGTGTAGTAACTAGTTTTGGGAAATTTAGTTATTTAGTTAAACCTGGATTAAATTGGAAACCTGTTTTTTTTCATGAAGTACAAGCTATTAATGTTGAAACTGTTCGTGAATTAGCAACTTCAGGTACTATGTTAACTGCAGATGAAAATGTAGTTCGTGTTGAAATGAATGTACAATACAAAATCACTAATCCTGTAGATTATCTTTTTTCTATTTCATACCCTGATGACAGTTTACGACAAGCAACAGATAGTGCATTAAGAGGTGTTATTGGACGTTCTACTATGGATAGAGTATTAACAGAAGGTCGTACGTTAGTTAGAAATGATACTCAAAAAGAAATTGAAGAAATAATTAAACCATATAATATGGGTATAACAATATTAGATGTTAATTTTCAAACAGCTAGACCTCCTGAAGAAGTAAAAGCTTCTTTTGATGATGCAATTGCTGCTCGTGAGAATCGTGAACAATATATACGTGAAGCTGAAGCATACTCTAATGAAGTGAAACCAAAAGCTAATGGAAAAGCACAAAGAATTTTAGAAGAAGCAAAAGCATATTCTTCACGTATAATTTTAGAAGCTCAAGGTGAAATATCTCGATTTAATAAAATTTTGCCTGAATATCAATTATCAAAAAAAATGACGTTAAAACGTCTATATATAGAATCTATGGAAAGATTATTGAGAAATAATAAAAAAATATTTTTTGATAACAAAGACAATTCTATATTTTTTTTATCTTTAGATAATTTATTTTCTAATATCAAATCATTTAAAAAAAATATGAATTTACAGAAAAATAATTCTTTTAAAAATAAAAAAGATAAAAATTATTTTTCTTCATTATCTCCTAAGAATATTTTAGAAGAACGTCGTATCAATTCTATTCGAAACGATTTTAAAAATATGGAGAGAAAATGA
- a CDS encoding adenylosuccinate synthase yields the protein MKKNIVILGTQWGDEGKGKIVDYISSDASYVVRYQGGHNAGHTLVVNEKKIILHLIPSGLLHQNTIGIIANGVVVSPAELIKEIKMLEKNNIFINKRVFISDASPLILQYHIEMDIAREKKLGINALGTTGRGIGPAYEDKIARRALRIGDLKNEKNLSTRLEKIVHYYNHQLVNFYQHKPIDYKIILRDLLPTIDVIHDMIQDTTNILHKAIKDKKKIVFEGAQGSFLDIDHGTYPYVTSSNSTVGGVITGTGVGPKDLDYILGITKAYSTRVGYGPFPTEVFDDKDRHFSNKGHEFGSTTGRKRRTGWLDAVSLCRAVKINSLSSLCITKLDVLDGLDEIKICVAYKNIDTLEIISFPDINEWEKIVPIYKSYPGWTKKTLGAKKMEDLPYEAHHYINSIEEITQTPVDIISTGPERSDIILIKDVFEC from the coding sequence ATGAAAAAAAATATTGTGATATTAGGTACACAATGGGGTGATGAAGGTAAAGGAAAAATAGTAGATTATATAAGTTCAGATGCTTCATATGTTGTAAGATATCAAGGAGGACATAATGCAGGACACACTTTAGTTGTAAATGAAAAAAAAATAATTTTACATTTAATTCCATCTGGATTATTGCATCAAAATACAATCGGTATTATTGCTAATGGTGTAGTAGTTTCACCTGCAGAATTAATAAAAGAAATAAAAATGTTAGAAAAAAACAATATTTTTATTAATAAACGTGTATTTATTTCAGATGCTTCTCCTTTAATTTTGCAATATCATATTGAAATGGACATAGCTCGTGAAAAAAAATTAGGAATTAATGCATTAGGAACAACAGGAAGAGGGATTGGACCTGCATATGAAGATAAAATCGCACGTCGAGCATTACGAATAGGAGATTTAAAAAATGAAAAAAATTTATCTACTCGTTTAGAAAAAATAGTACATTATTATAATCATCAATTAGTAAATTTTTATCAACATAAACCTATTGATTATAAAATAATTTTAAGAGATTTATTACCAACAATAGATGTGATCCATGATATGATACAAGATACTACTAATATTTTACATAAAGCTATCAAAGATAAGAAAAAAATCGTTTTTGAAGGTGCTCAAGGTAGCTTTTTAGATATTGATCATGGTACATATCCTTATGTCACTTCTTCTAATAGTACTGTTGGAGGAGTAATTACAGGAACAGGAGTTGGACCTAAAGATTTAGATTATATTCTTGGTATAACAAAAGCGTACTCTACTAGAGTTGGTTATGGTCCTTTTCCTACTGAAGTGTTTGATGATAAAGATAGACATTTTTCTAATAAAGGTCATGAATTTGGTTCTACAACTGGTAGAAAAAGAAGAACAGGATGGTTAGATGCTGTATCTTTATGTCGAGCAGTAAAAATTAATTCTCTATCTAGTTTATGTATTACAAAATTAGATGTATTAGATGGATTAGACGAAATTAAGATTTGTGTAGCTTACAAAAATATAGATACTTTAGAAATAATATCTTTTCCAGATATAAACGAATGGGAAAAAATAGTTCCAATTTATAAAAGTTATCCTGGATGGACTAAAAAAACTTTAGGTGCAAAAAAAATGGAAGATTTACCTTATGAAGCACATCATTATATAAATTCTATAGAAGAAATCACACAAACCCCTGTTGATATCATTTCTACTGGTCCAGAGCGTTCTGATATTATTTTAATAAAAGATGTTTTTGAATGTTAA